The sequence TGGACTTCATGAGCAGAAACAGTGGAGCGTTGTTcatatgctgcgtccttcatctgaaaactctACTATTAGACTTGACTAAGGGTgcgttttgctttttttgtggacacttgttttgttttcttcgcTTTAcaagcacaatgttgctgttgccttgacataaaataattcacttcctgtgtgcagcacaggaatgtcgCGAGACTACACGAGATTGAAACACCACTACACTTTTGTGGAGCTGAAATAtgcttatttttatattatatttttagtaTTGTGCCATACTGTATTCAATTTGAAGCTGTAACTGCGTCTCAGACTCAGCAGATGAGCGTTAAAGTCTGTGACGGTTCAGGGCTGAAGAGTTTAGGGGACCTGATGTGATTGCACCTTTTTGAGGTTGTCATGAAGAGCATTGAGGAGAAAGAGCAGCAGTTCCTGGGCGTCTTGCTGCGAGTAGTtgttgaactgtgggaggatgGAGCACAGCACAGATCTGGTCTCCACTGGGGCACAACGAGTGCTTCTCCCCAGCCACATCTGCTCCAGCAGGCGCACAAACACCTCAGCCATCCGGCACTTAGACCTGCACGAACAGAGGTTAAACCAgtgggaggaaaaacatgatCTCTATCATTTAGGAGGTTGAGGaagagtggtggtggtggttgatCTTCACCTTGCCAGCTCTTTGCGAGTGTCCTGATTAAGGAGGTGCTCGACGAGAGGCACAGTGGAACACAGACACTGTAACACAGCGTTTAGGTAGCAGGAGTTTCCAAAGTTGTCCAAACCGCACACGCCAGGTGTGTTCCACAGCTGCAGCCGCACTGCTGAGCTGCAGCGTCTCCTCTCATTTTCCTTCGCCTGTCCACAGCCCACAGTGTTTACCCTGTAACAACAGTGACACGCAGTAAAAATAACTACTGTACCCTCACTGTGCAGCCTTTCACGGTGCACAAGGGTCTAATTAAAGTCACTACACATACTAGATTTTACTCCACTGTGTCAAATTTAAgtggaaatattgtttttccttACCCCATGGCCTAAGAGTTAAGTTGTTTAGTTCGTTAACATAAGAGAATAAATGAAACCTTTAAGCAATTCATCAAGCAAAAATGTCCAACATGCTTTTCCAAATTTGTTAAATAATACTTTGTGTTAAGACCGTCTCCTAACCTGATGGGAGGAGTTTGGTTCCTCAGGAAAACTCACCTCACCAGGTGCAGCTACATTTCTGTAAGCTGGAAGTATTTAGTCAGTCAACATAAactttttttaagtgaaaactCATATGTGGTTTTCCCTCTTTTGTGCAGGTTGTGACACAAAATTTGCTGAAACGTTATTTACCAAAAGAGAAAGTGCTCAAACTGTGCAAACCTCTGGCAAATACACTCCACATATTTTCCATAGTATGACTGCATTCAAAATATGATCCGGTGTATGCAGATCACATTATTCATTTCTTGGGCCCTAACCTCCATTTCTAGGAAGTTTCATCAAATTTAATCCTTAACCTTTTGACTCACCATCAGGGAACTGTGGCGGCCTTTGTGTACCAGGAAAAAATGATGTTCTTTTAGTTTATATAATAAGCTTCTGCTACAAAATACAAAGCACATGCCCTGGGTAGTTTGTTCTTACAGGATGTTGTAGAAAAATAAGGAATCTTACCTAAAAGTAAATGGCTCTAAATCAGACTTGACATGACATCAGATGTTTTACATTGCACACTGATACTAACCTTTGCTTAGAAAGATTTGTTAAACGTTCTTCCTGTTGTGAACTGCTGTTTAGCTGCGGCAAAACGGGCACCGTGACACTGCTTTCGGCAGACATCTGAGAGGCCAGAGTCCTGGTGAAATCTTTCAGGGTTACCCTCTTGCCTGAGTCCTGGCTCTGCAGTGTGTGGAGCACAAACGTGTTGATGCAGATTGTATGTAACATCACCCAGAAGCCTGGAAGAAACACATCCGTGACTGAACCTTTCAGGTCTGACGGGGGAAGCAGAGCAGGTCCGGTCCAGCCCTGCAGGTGGGCTACAAGTTGAGAGAGTGAGTCTTTGCATGCTTGTTTCCGCTCGTGTGCAATGACGGGCGTCGATTGTGGCGATGTTGGGTCCGTGATTGGCCTTTGACCCTTTGGAACGAAATTAATGTTGATGCCGAAGCCTGAGAAGATGTCCGTGACTCTGCCTGACATCCAGGCTGAGCTGTCCATCTGAACCAGGCGCCTGTGGTTGCAGAAAGGTCTCAGCAGACGTTCAACCACCTGCTCAATCACAGGTTTTCTACTCTGCTTCTGGAGCTGCTCTGGACAGTACAGATACATGTTACAGATGAACCCTGAGCCCACGTCACAGAGAAGGGCAGCATGGAGAGGACAGGTTCCCTGCTGGTAGGAAAGTTGGTACTTCTTCACCACCAGGTTCTGACCTGGTGTGTATAAGGCCTGGTAGCGTCTGGATAAGAGGCCACAGAAAGCAGTGAGGGCTTCCAACTTTTCTCCATCCTCCAGTCTGCTCAATGACAGCAGGTTGTTCTGGAAGCTGTTTCTCTTCAGCACACCCTGCCACCCATCCAGTTTTAGGCTCAGCTCAGAGGCTAAGCTGTGGTCGTCTCCTACGGACAGACCGCTCTGCAGGACTATAGAGAACCAGGTTAACACTTCAGCGTACTCCTCCTCGGAGAGTTCTGTGCACTGCTCTCTGCTCTGGCTGTGCAATGGACGATTGGCTCCTGCCTTCACTCCAGCAGCTCTCCTGACCAGCTCCTGCACAGTTCCTctgtccagcagctccagcagcaacTCTCTGGCAGTGTAGTAAAAGCGATAAGTCGGGCCGCTGTGACTCCTGGAGAGCGGCTTTACCTTTTTAGACTT is a genomic window of Solea senegalensis isolate Sse05_10M linkage group LG7, IFAPA_SoseM_1, whole genome shotgun sequence containing:
- the LOC122772292 gene encoding uncharacterized protein LOC122772292 — protein: MKVKALSVQECTWMSEECHPVDKLHRDTNKEGLCLPNIFKSKKVKPLSRSHSGPTYRFYYTARELLLELLDRGTVQELVRRAAGVKAGANRPLHSQSREQCTELSEEEYAEVLTWFSIVLQSGLSVGDDHSLASELSLKLDGWQGVLKRNSFQNNLLSLSRLEDGEKLEALTAFCGLLSRRYQALYTPGQNLVVKKYQLSYQQGTCPLHAALLCDVGSGFICNMYLYCPEQLQKQSRKPVIEQVVERLLRPFCNHRRLVQMDSSAWMSGRVTDIFSGFGININFVPKGQRPITDPTSPQSTPVIAHERKQACKDSLSQLVAHLQGWTGPALLPPSDLKGSVTDVFLPGFWVMLHTICINTFVLHTLQSQDSGKRVTLKDFTRTLASQMSAESSVTVPVLPQLNSSSQQEERLTNLSKQRVNTVGCGQAKENERRRCSSAVRLQLWNTPGVCGLDNFGNSCYLNAVLQCLCSTVPLVEHLLNQDTRKELARSKCRMAEVFVRLLEQMWLGRSTRCAPVETRSVLCSILPQFNNYSQQDAQELLLFLLNALHDNLKKVVKRQMRQLKKDQSRICANAAGDSTIVSHLFEGQLSYTTLCTHCSHQANSTQTFTVLSLALPSDVIKCSIQDCLSLFFEQTILSGGEKMLCSVCGLRRETAVLTCLDKAPEILMLHLKRFGFKGKNHVKLRTNVVFSMKLDVNQFLSSSAQTTSCSSYRLYAVVNHAGHLNMGHYTALSHNTLTRTWHCFDDSSVREVQDSYVQSPNAYLLFYSRKPFKHPKIFGL